The following is a genomic window from Clostridium fungisolvens.
CTTTGAGTCTTTCATTACCCTTGCTAAGCAATTTACCAATAGTTTCATCGTCCTTTATTCCTTCCGCCGCCTTAAGTGCTCTTATAGCAACTTCAATTTGGTCATCTTCTGGTTCTCTGGTAGTTAGATTCTGAAGTTTTAATCCTGGTGCCGCAATTAAGTGAGATAAGAAACTTTCGCTTTTTCCAATCCATCTTATAAGTTCAAAAGTTACTCCAGAAACTAAAGGTAATAAAATCACTCTAGATAGTATTCTCTCCGGAAGAGAAGTCCAACCAGTAAAAGAAAAAGCAAATATACTAACTAGCATTACTAGAAGCATAAAATTAGTGCCACACCTTGGATGAAATCTTTCAAACTTTTTTACATTTTCCACAGTAAGTTCCATTTCATTTTCATAGCAAAATATAGTCTTATGTTCAGCTCCATGGTATTGATACAATCTATTTATGTCGTCAAGTCTTCCTATTACATACATATACCCTAAGAGTATTATTACTCTTATTACACCTTCTACCATATTGAGCCCCACTACACCTAACCCTAAATGTTTAAACAACGAAGTAATTGCAGTAGGTATAGCCACAAATAGCCCAACTGAGAATATTAAAGATACTAACAATGTAAATCCCATTATTATATCATTACTTTTTTCACCAAACTTATCATTTATCCATTTATCAAACTTTGAAGGTTCTTCGTCTTCTTCGAAAAATGATGCCGAGTAGTTAATACATTTGATACCCTCCACCATAGAATCCACAAGAGATATAAATCCTCTTATTACAGGAACACCAAGTATTTTATATCTTTTAGATACTGGTACAGTGTTCTTAAAATCAACTTCTATATTTCCATCAGGAGTTCTTATAGCCGTTGCTAAACCACTAACCCCTCGCATCATAACTCCTTCAAGTACCGCTTGGCCTCCGACCTTAGTTTTC
Proteins encoded in this region:
- the prmC gene encoding peptide chain release factor N(5)-glutamine methyltransferase — its product is MRKTKVGGQAVLEGVMMRGVSGLATAIRTPDGNIEVDFKNTVPVSKRYKILGVPVIRGFISLVDSMVEGIKCINYSASFFEEDEEPSKFDKWINDKFGEKSNDIIMGFTLLVSLIFSVGLFVAIPTAITSLFKHLGLGVVGLNMVEGVIRVIILLGYMYVIGRLDDINRLYQYHGAEHKTIFCYENEMELTVENVKKFERFHPRCGTNFMLLVMLVSIFAFSFTGWTSLPERILSRVILLPLVSGVTFELIRWIGKSESFLSHLIAAPGLKLQNLTTREPEDDQIEVAIRALKAAEGIKDDETIGKLLSKGNERLKAAAIDSYVLDCQLILGKVIDKDKLYLITHREELVEEEKCKEFYDLIEKRENKMPIKYILEQAEFYGIELHVEKGVLIPRADTEVLVDEVLGIIKDEEAIDLCDLCCGSGAIGIAIAKNQKNVKVDFIDIENTPELVTKKNIIDLNLEERCRFIKSNLLEEVIKENKTYDVIVSNPPYIKEDIIPTLMEDVKDYEPIVALSGGEDGLDFYRRIIDDSVKVLKEGGTIAFEIGYDQGEAVKELLLEKGYKNVKIVKDLASLDRVVTAIR